The following coding sequences are from one Candidatus Nitrohelix vancouverensis window:
- a CDS encoding cytochrome-c peroxidase, translated as MNLKSIFVFVICLIAPNFAFAEDSVYQALPEVTHPADNAWSQEKENLGKALYFDPRLSGSNWISCATCHNPGLGWGDGLPRALGDMQKELGRHSPTIINSAYFDFQFWDGRAKTLEEQALGPIVSKVEMNQNMDELIKELKAIPGYVKKFNTVFGKTGITPTNIGKAIATYERSIISKNSPYDKYWKGDKKAMSKSAVRGMELYFGKARCTFCHNGPNFTDSGFHNLGIKNQGPLKEDLGRFNVTKNPDDKGAFKTPGLRHVSRSAPYMHDGSLATLEDVIDFYNRGGDVETNRSPMMTPLGLSKQEKADLVEFMKALEGEAIEPTLVELP; from the coding sequence ATGAACCTGAAAAGTATTTTTGTCTTCGTCATTTGCCTGATCGCGCCCAACTTTGCATTCGCAGAGGATTCTGTTTATCAAGCGCTACCCGAAGTGACGCACCCTGCCGACAACGCATGGTCGCAGGAAAAAGAAAATCTTGGCAAGGCTCTTTATTTCGACCCCCGACTTTCTGGAAGCAACTGGATCAGTTGCGCCACCTGCCACAATCCGGGCTTGGGCTGGGGCGACGGCCTGCCTCGCGCCCTTGGCGACATGCAAAAAGAATTGGGGCGACACAGTCCCACCATCATCAACAGCGCTTATTTTGACTTTCAGTTCTGGGATGGTCGAGCAAAAACGCTCGAAGAACAAGCTTTGGGTCCCATTGTTTCCAAGGTCGAGATGAATCAGAATATGGATGAGTTGATCAAGGAATTGAAAGCGATCCCCGGCTATGTGAAGAAATTCAACACCGTGTTCGGCAAAACCGGAATCACGCCGACGAATATAGGAAAAGCCATCGCCACCTATGAACGCTCCATCATTTCAAAAAATTCTCCCTACGATAAATACTGGAAGGGCGACAAGAAAGCCATGTCGAAGTCTGCCGTGCGCGGAATGGAGTTGTATTTTGGCAAGGCCCGATGCACCTTCTGCCATAATGGCCCGAACTTCACCGACAGCGGCTTTCATAATCTTGGCATCAAAAATCAGGGTCCGTTGAAAGAAGACCTGGGTCGCTTCAACGTCACTAAAAATCCAGACGACAAGGGCGCCTTCAAAACGCCGGGACTGCGTCACGTCTCCCGCTCGGCCCCTTACATGCACGACGGCAGTCTGGCGACGCTGGAGGACGTGATTGATTTTTACAATCGCGGCGGCGACGTCGAGACCAACCGCTCGCCGATGATGACCCCGCTGGGACTGTCCAAACAGGAAAAAGCGGACCTGGTCGAATTTATGAAGGCTTTGGAAGGCGAAGCGATTGAACCGACGCTTGTAGAATTACCATAA
- a CDS encoding DUF488 domain-containing protein: MTSQKIKLFSIGFTKSSAEFFFERLQKNGVRKVIDVRFNNVSQLSGFAKKNDLEYFLQALAGIDYEHLECLAPSKELFESYRKDRIDWPEYKKKYLALMKERKAAKTLSADSLDGACFLCSGVKPDHCHRSLIADFLQKELKISADIKHL, from the coding sequence ATGACATCACAGAAAATCAAACTATTTTCGATCGGTTTCACCAAATCTTCAGCGGAATTTTTTTTCGAGCGTTTGCAAAAAAATGGAGTCAGGAAAGTCATCGACGTGCGTTTCAACAACGTCTCCCAGCTTTCCGGCTTCGCCAAGAAAAACGATCTGGAATATTTTCTACAAGCGCTGGCGGGTATCGATTACGAGCATCTGGAATGCCTCGCGCCTTCGAAGGAATTGTTCGAATCCTACAGGAAGGACCGCATCGACTGGCCGGAGTATAAAAAAAAGTATCTGGCGCTGATGAAGGAGCGCAAGGCGGCTAAAACGCTGAGCGCCGATTCTCTGGACGGAGCCTGCTTTCTATGTAGCGGCGTCAAACCCGATCATTGTCACCGCAGTCTGATCGCTGATTTTTTGCAGAAAGAATTGAAAATTTCCGCAGATATCAAGCATCTGTAA
- a CDS encoding ABC transporter permease has product MGRSAFRSWGAAEEFFKEISGVYYLTRSTVYCTFIEPFRGKPNKWRPVWTQMEEVGVKSTTIVFLVSFLIGVILAFQTASQLERLGALDYVGALVGVSVTRELGPLMTALVMAGRVGAAFTAEMGTMKVSDEILALETMALNPVKFLITPRFLAILIMLPCLTIMADVMGILGGFVVGVTTLGIDPIAYYDRSLEAMQVKDVVTGLVKSGVFAIIIVMIGSYMAFIIEGGAEKVGQNTRTAVVISMILIIIADLIFTALFFFFT; this is encoded by the coding sequence ATTGGACGGAGCGCATTCCGTAGCTGGGGCGCGGCAGAAGAATTTTTTAAAGAAATCAGCGGGGTCTATTATCTGACCCGTTCCACAGTTTACTGCACCTTCATCGAACCGTTTCGCGGCAAGCCGAATAAATGGCGACCGGTCTGGACCCAGATGGAAGAGGTGGGCGTCAAGTCCACCACCATCGTCTTTCTCGTCTCCTTTTTGATCGGCGTGATCCTGGCCTTTCAAACCGCGTCGCAGTTGGAACGCCTGGGCGCTCTGGATTACGTCGGAGCGCTGGTCGGCGTTTCCGTCACGCGCGAACTCGGCCCCTTGATGACGGCGCTGGTCATGGCCGGGCGGGTGGGCGCGGCGTTCACCGCAGAGATGGGCACCATGAAAGTGTCCGACGAAATTCTCGCCCTCGAAACGATGGCGTTGAATCCCGTCAAGTTCCTCATCACCCCACGCTTTCTGGCCATCCTCATCATGTTGCCTTGTCTGACGATCATGGCGGACGTGATGGGCATTCTCGGCGGTTTCGTCGTTGGCGTCACCACGCTGGGCATCGACCCGATAGCGTATTACGACCGCTCGCTGGAAGCCATGCAGGTCAAGGACGTCGTCACCGGGCTGGTGAAAAGCGGCGTCTTTGCAATCATCATCGTGATGATCGGCAGTTACATGGCCTTCATCATCGAAGGCGGCGCGGAAAAAGTCGGACAAAACACCCGCACCGCAGTGGTCATTTCGATGATCTTAATCATCATCGCGGACCTGATTTTCACCGCATTATTCTTTTTCTTTACCTGA
- a CDS encoding PP2C family protein-serine/threonine phosphatase, whose protein sequence is MSSEPPFEPPFEPEFEPEFEPEFDSMKDLLLDMAQERNWDSLRRLIERRLLERPKVAMVRLWRLKPGDDCERCALRDECPQHVDCLQLESSAETSSLESECAKVPEFCEDLYRRVPLGRRMVGRAGESQQLQKLINMQNDARCEDSRNWAREKNVKGMLAFPLVFKDRLLGVFAIFLEIEPEADGLSEGQVWGRILADHLAAAIANAEAFQKIESLSRFVSDNPNPVFRANQDGALIYANSAAQALFDNWQGECNDLPSGFCEPLSKALKSGRQVELESRNRGRIYSFDMTPIQEEGYVNVYGKDITEAKLAEEKLRIITAEKESMESELRLASRVQNDFLPQHPPSSPNYRFAARMTSAKFIGGDFYDFIRLGTRLGIVIGDVAGKGASAALTMAKLLSDLRYVSGSEDPSDALNAVNKVMLERSSHGVFATLIFLYLNLETGAMRISSAGHLPLLLKRAGQGNIEEFPAREVPVGVLPDTVYTVQETELRPGDMAFLFTDGAIEIQNPAGKQFGMSRLSELMHGSVADPESFLDLVSLRLKEYSRGGVARDDQTLLAFQRLAN, encoded by the coding sequence ATGTCGTCTGAACCCCCATTTGAACCCCCATTTGAACCGGAATTTGAACCGGAATTTGAACCGGAATTTGATTCCATGAAGGATTTGCTTCTGGATATGGCTCAGGAGCGAAACTGGGACTCCTTGAGACGTTTGATTGAGCGACGTTTGTTAGAGAGACCCAAGGTGGCGATGGTGCGCCTGTGGCGACTGAAACCGGGCGATGATTGCGAGCGTTGCGCCTTGCGCGACGAGTGTCCGCAACATGTAGATTGCCTGCAACTGGAATCGTCTGCTGAAACATCTTCGCTGGAATCCGAGTGCGCGAAGGTCCCGGAGTTCTGCGAAGATTTGTATCGCCGCGTGCCCCTGGGGCGCCGGATGGTTGGGCGGGCGGGAGAGAGTCAACAGCTCCAGAAACTCATCAACATGCAAAACGACGCGCGCTGCGAAGACAGTCGCAACTGGGCGCGTGAAAAAAACGTTAAAGGGATGCTGGCCTTTCCTCTGGTTTTCAAGGATCGGCTGTTGGGCGTGTTTGCCATATTTCTTGAAATCGAACCCGAAGCGGACGGTTTGTCTGAAGGGCAGGTCTGGGGCCGCATTCTGGCGGATCATCTGGCCGCGGCGATTGCAAATGCCGAAGCCTTTCAGAAAATTGAAAGCCTGTCCCGCTTTGTTTCGGACAACCCCAACCCGGTATTTCGGGCGAATCAGGACGGCGCATTGATCTACGCCAATAGCGCGGCGCAAGCCTTGTTCGACAACTGGCAGGGCGAGTGCAATGATTTGCCGAGCGGCTTCTGTGAACCGCTGTCGAAAGCGTTGAAGTCTGGCAGGCAGGTGGAGCTGGAGTCGCGCAACCGGGGACGCATCTACAGTTTCGATATGACGCCGATTCAGGAGGAAGGCTACGTCAACGTTTACGGCAAGGATATTACCGAAGCCAAATTGGCGGAAGAGAAGTTGAGAATCATCACCGCCGAAAAAGAAAGCATGGAAAGTGAATTGCGTCTGGCGAGTCGCGTTCAGAATGATTTTCTTCCACAACATCCGCCATCGTCTCCGAATTATCGCTTTGCGGCGCGAATGACTTCGGCAAAATTCATCGGCGGCGATTTTTACGATTTCATTCGCCTGGGCACGCGTCTGGGAATCGTTATTGGCGATGTGGCGGGTAAAGGCGCCTCGGCGGCGCTGACAATGGCGAAGCTGTTGAGCGATCTGCGTTATGTTTCCGGCTCCGAAGACCCGTCGGATGCCTTGAATGCAGTGAACAAGGTCATGCTGGAGCGCTCCAGTCACGGCGTGTTTGCCACCCTGATTTTTCTGTATCTGAATCTGGAAACGGGAGCGATGAGGATTTCCAGCGCCGGGCACCTGCCTTTATTATTGAAGCGCGCCGGGCAAGGCAATATCGAAGAGTTTCCCGCGCGCGAGGTTCCCGTTGGCGTTTTGCCGGACACGGTCTACACAGTTCAGGAAACTGAATTGAGACCGGGCGATATGGCATTTCTTTTTACCGATGGCGCGATTGAAATCCAGAATCCCGCGGGCAAGCAATTTGGTATGAGTCGGCTTTCCGAATTGATGCATGGAAGCGTGGCGGATCCAGAAAGTTTTCTGGATTTGGTGAGCCTGCGTTTGAAAGAATATTCACGCGGAGGCGTCGCTCGCGACGACCAGACGCTGTTGGCGTTTCAGCGCCTGGCCAACTGA
- a CDS encoding ATP-binding protein produces MKQPIRLTIPSDPRFLCVNRKALQQILKCYEAPEELAGKLALCVDEACSNVIKYSYEGETGHSIEICYKIEDDVFEVSIRDYGKQCDASEFKPRCLDDVKPGGLGTFFINQIMDNVTYCTNREKGTLLTMTKDMKKEMSATRERVV; encoded by the coding sequence ATGAAACAACCCATACGACTCACCATCCCAAGCGATCCGCGCTTTTTATGCGTCAATCGAAAGGCGCTCCAGCAAATTCTCAAATGCTATGAAGCGCCTGAAGAACTGGCTGGCAAGTTGGCGCTCTGCGTCGACGAAGCCTGCTCCAATGTCATCAAATATAGCTACGAAGGGGAGACCGGTCACTCCATCGAGATATGCTACAAAATTGAAGACGATGTGTTTGAGGTCAGCATCCGCGACTATGGCAAGCAATGCGACGCCTCCGAGTTCAAACCCAGGTGTCTGGACGACGTCAAACCGGGGGGACTCGGCACTTTCTTCATCAACCAAATCATGGACAACGTGACTTATTGCACCAATCGGGAAAAGGGAACCTTATTGACAATGACCAAAGACATGAAAAAAGAAATGTCCGCTACACGGGAAAGGGTGGTTTAG
- a CDS encoding MCE family protein, translated as MEYKSSEVKAGLFIFISILALIAMIFALGNLQDMFHEKKTLRIRFPFTGGLALGAPVRYSGLDVGKVVDIDLFNTADEKGEDRVMVVAEIDPKIIIKKNSTASIKTSGLMGGMYIDIRSGTRSSPPLSDKEYLNGVESFEFTKIGDMMGDVVLQVARFIEITDALASDSRKTLEAVQKSVDSVNQVVRENRPAIRSSLQNISRASDDLSRLLTNNEKDIQHIITEMASASTGAKQILSDNGKNLEAIIKQTLELTREMQVFLADNRPGVTRLIRTMETDTHEISMNISSATASLEETLQQSNHVVVENRRNLKELLNNLRATSVNMKELTDELQRNPWKLVRKGDEAPPKAAPYVPPVTGQKELRMRRLDKTPAN; from the coding sequence ATGGAATACAAATCATCCGAAGTTAAAGCGGGCTTGTTCATCTTCATCAGCATTCTTGCGCTCATCGCCATGATCTTTGCGCTGGGCAACCTGCAGGACATGTTTCATGAAAAGAAAACCCTGCGCATTCGCTTCCCCTTCACCGGCGGGCTGGCGCTCGGCGCCCCGGTGCGCTATTCCGGTCTGGACGTGGGCAAGGTCGTCGATATCGACCTGTTCAACACCGCCGATGAAAAAGGCGAGGACCGGGTCATGGTGGTGGCGGAGATCGACCCCAAAATCATCATCAAGAAAAATTCCACCGCCTCGATCAAGACTTCCGGCCTGATGGGCGGCATGTACATCGACATCCGTTCGGGAACCAGAAGTTCTCCGCCGCTGAGCGACAAGGAATACCTCAACGGCGTCGAATCTTTCGAGTTCACAAAGATCGGCGATATGATGGGCGACGTGGTTCTGCAGGTCGCTCGCTTCATCGAGATCACCGACGCGCTTGCCAGCGATTCGCGCAAGACGCTGGAGGCCGTGCAGAAATCCGTGGACAGCGTCAATCAAGTGGTGCGCGAAAACCGTCCGGCGATTCGTAGCAGTCTGCAAAACATTTCGCGGGCCTCCGACGACCTGTCACGTCTGCTCACCAACAACGAAAAAGATATACAGCACATCATCACCGAAATGGCTTCGGCTTCGACCGGCGCCAAACAAATTCTGTCCGACAATGGCAAGAATCTGGAAGCCATCATCAAGCAAACGCTGGAGCTGACCCGCGAAATGCAGGTCTTTCTGGCTGACAATCGACCCGGCGTGACCCGGCTCATCCGCACCATGGAAACCGACACGCATGAGATCAGCATGAACATCAGTTCGGCCACGGCGAGTCTGGAAGAAACCCTTCAGCAAAGCAATCACGTGGTGGTGGAGAATCGACGCAACCTGAAAGAGCTGTTGAATAATCTGCGGGCCACATCGGTGAACATGAAAGAGCTGACGGACGAATTGCAACGCAATCCCTGGAAACTGGTGCGCAAGGGCGACGAAGCGCCGCCCAAGGCCGCGCCTTACGTTCCGCCGGTTACCGGACAGAAAGAACTTCGCATGCGTCGACTGGATAAAACGCCTGCAAATTGA
- a CDS encoding glycosyltransferase family 4 protein: MKICLTVNASPWAEVKGGGQLAVHHLACALTRLDQEVHVLYSATLKDMVAPDVPYRIHWVRHFDFATLNPAIFTFPRALELLLEKRRFDVVHGNGEEAFFFDRVCRQAGARFFYTSHAPFIPRQGFFKSLANPVSLLKTLNPHLMRQAIQRADQVIVFSEFSKSLIVDALGPASAERIELVSPGVEPSWFEVNRNGDTANDFIFWGRLEAEKGLPELIDAFSAISKENDSARLHLVGEGNYETASRERVAALGLQDRVYYHGWMQTCQIKELASQCRYGVFPSRIESFGLAVAEAQAAGLPSIATRAGALPEFIEDNVNGLLVAPQDAASLAAAMQKALREPETMERLGASAREQAKERFNWDRAAQRILELYRASL; this comes from the coding sequence TTGAAAATTTGCTTAACCGTCAACGCCTCGCCCTGGGCGGAGGTCAAGGGCGGCGGTCAGTTGGCCGTACATCACCTGGCCTGCGCATTGACGCGGCTGGATCAGGAAGTGCATGTCCTGTACTCGGCGACCCTCAAGGACATGGTCGCCCCCGATGTTCCGTATCGCATCCACTGGGTGCGTCATTTTGATTTTGCGACGCTCAACCCGGCGATCTTCACTTTCCCGCGCGCGCTGGAACTCCTGCTGGAAAAACGCCGCTTCGACGTGGTTCATGGCAATGGAGAAGAAGCGTTTTTTTTCGACCGGGTCTGTCGGCAGGCGGGCGCGCGATTTTTCTACACCTCGCACGCGCCCTTCATTCCGCGTCAGGGCTTTTTCAAAAGTCTGGCGAACCCCGTCTCGCTTTTGAAAACGCTCAACCCGCATCTGATGCGACAAGCGATACAGCGCGCCGATCAGGTGATTGTGTTCAGCGAATTTTCCAAATCCCTCATTGTGGACGCTCTCGGCCCGGCGAGCGCCGAACGCATCGAACTGGTATCGCCCGGCGTCGAACCCTCCTGGTTCGAGGTGAATCGCAACGGCGATACGGCGAATGATTTTATCTTCTGGGGCCGATTGGAAGCGGAAAAAGGCTTGCCGGAATTGATCGACGCTTTCAGCGCGATCTCGAAAGAAAACGACTCGGCGCGTCTGCATCTGGTGGGCGAAGGCAATTACGAAACCGCAAGTCGAGAACGGGTCGCCGCCCTCGGCTTGCAGGACCGAGTCTATTATCACGGCTGGATGCAGACCTGTCAGATCAAGGAACTGGCGAGCCAGTGCCGTTACGGCGTTTTCCCCTCCCGCATCGAGAGTTTTGGACTCGCGGTGGCGGAAGCGCAAGCCGCAGGACTGCCCAGCATCGCGACGCGGGCCGGAGCCTTGCCGGAATTCATCGAGGACAACGTCAACGGACTGTTGGTTGCGCCGCAGGACGCCGCCTCCCTCGCCGCCGCCATGCAAAAAGCCCTGCGCGAACCGGAAACGATGGAACGCCTCGGCGCCAGCGCCCGCGAACAGGCGAAAGAACGCTTCAACTGGGATCGCGCCGCCCAGCGCATTCTGGAACTCTACCGCGCCTCTCTTTAA
- a CDS encoding NAD(P)H-binding protein translates to MDAAKLKVLVTGATGYVGGQLLKRLSASQFEIRCLVRDPKKIRDPLPGSVSVEQGDLLSYDSVAKSLQGIDVAFYLVHSMDSKSEFQQLESEAAENFAKAAAQNGVKRIIYLGALTAENEADLSPHLQSRKDVGDLLRKSGAQVFEFQASIVLGAGSLSYEMIKALSERLPIMIMPRWVSVKAQPICIKDALDYLVQAIDLKMEGNQTFEIGGPDQVSYKELMQEYSRQRGLRRLFISVPVLTPWLSSLWLALVTPVYATVGKKLILSIKTPTLVKNDRPRQIFKNIEPMSVTDAIAYALKSNPS, encoded by the coding sequence ATGGATGCCGCTAAATTGAAGGTGTTGGTTACAGGCGCGACCGGTTATGTGGGAGGGCAATTGCTGAAGCGTTTGAGTGCGTCGCAATTTGAAATTCGTTGCCTGGTTAGAGATCCGAAGAAAATTCGAGATCCCTTGCCGGGCTCCGTCTCCGTCGAGCAAGGCGACCTGCTTTCCTACGACAGCGTAGCGAAGAGTTTGCAAGGCATAGACGTCGCTTTTTATCTGGTCCACAGTATGGATTCAAAAAGCGAATTTCAACAGCTGGAATCTGAAGCGGCAGAAAATTTTGCCAAAGCGGCGGCGCAAAACGGCGTCAAACGAATCATTTATCTGGGCGCGCTGACCGCTGAAAATGAAGCCGACCTGTCCCCCCACCTTCAAAGCCGGAAAGATGTCGGAGATTTGTTAAGAAAGTCCGGTGCGCAGGTATTTGAATTTCAGGCGTCGATCGTACTCGGCGCGGGAAGCCTGTCCTATGAAATGATCAAAGCCCTGTCGGAACGCTTGCCGATAATGATCATGCCGCGATGGGTTTCGGTCAAGGCTCAACCCATCTGTATCAAAGACGCGCTGGATTATCTGGTCCAGGCGATCGACTTGAAAATGGAAGGGAATCAGACCTTTGAAATTGGCGGGCCGGATCAGGTGTCTTACAAAGAACTCATGCAGGAATACTCGCGCCAAAGAGGACTGCGCCGACTCTTCATTTCGGTACCGGTGTTAACGCCCTGGCTCTCCAGTTTGTGGTTGGCGCTGGTGACCCCGGTCTATGCCACGGTTGGAAAGAAACTGATCCTCAGCATCAAAACCCCCACACTCGTTAAAAACGATCGACCCCGCCAGATTTTTAAAAACATCGAACCCATGTCTGTGACCGACGCCATCGCCTATGCCCTGAAGTCCAATCCATCATAA
- a CDS encoding ABC transporter ATP-binding protein: MITVNHLHKSFGEGDKKLVVLDDFSAHFETGKTTSIIGGSGSGKSTVLKHLIGVYKPDQGEIIIDGEDITKLNHEGLSRVRKKFGIMFQSGALFNSLTVEDNVALPLREHTQLNESTIQIMVKMKLEMVGLRGADHLKPAQLSGGMIKRIALARAIALDPKIVFYDEPSAGLDPISIGVIDKLIMDLSKKMRITSVVITHEIPSAMRISDKIIMLYKGKIIASGTPEDIRQSEDPRVQQFINGSPDGPIPFSKSQKDYGAELKEMEFT, translated from the coding sequence ATGATTACAGTCAATCATTTACATAAATCGTTTGGCGAAGGCGACAAGAAACTGGTCGTTCTCGACGATTTCAGCGCGCATTTTGAGACGGGAAAAACCACCTCGATCATTGGCGGAAGCGGAAGCGGCAAAAGCACCGTTCTCAAGCACCTCATCGGCGTTTACAAGCCGGATCAGGGCGAGATCATCATCGACGGCGAGGACATCACTAAACTGAACCACGAGGGCCTGAGCCGGGTGCGAAAAAAATTCGGCATCATGTTCCAGAGCGGCGCCCTGTTCAATTCGCTCACCGTCGAGGACAACGTCGCTCTGCCCCTGCGCGAACACACGCAGTTGAACGAGAGCACGATACAGATCATGGTCAAGATGAAGCTGGAGATGGTGGGGTTGCGGGGGGCGGATCATTTGAAACCGGCGCAGTTGTCCGGCGGAATGATCAAGCGCATCGCTTTGGCGAGGGCGATCGCGCTGGACCCAAAAATCGTTTTCTACGACGAGCCGTCCGCCGGACTCGACCCGATCTCCATCGGCGTCATCGACAAGCTCATCATGGACCTCAGCAAGAAGATGCGCATCACCTCCGTGGTCATCACGCACGAGATACCCAGCGCGATGCGTATCTCCGACAAGATCATCATGCTGTACAAAGGAAAGATCATCGCTTCCGGAACGCCGGAAGACATACGACAAAGCGAGGACCCGCGCGTCCAGCAATTCATTAACGGCAGTCCCGACGGCCCCATTCCCTTCAGCAAATCGCAGAAAGATTACGGCGCAGAACTGAAAGAAATGGAATTCACCTGA
- a CDS encoding PAS domain-containing sensor histidine kinase yields the protein MNHKKILDALPEHVAVIRPDGEISYVNQSWSTFSSENGGVEARTGVGANYYKACEQEAKEGRKIIAGIQSAAQSSKIFSYEYPCDSPTEIRWFNLNAKLLNGVGNDIIVSHIDITQRKLLEQNLEQANRLKSEFLSMMSHELLTPLNSILGFSQLLDRNFPPDSADPSRKSLQVILSSGQYLFEMINDLLDLTKIESNIMRVKIDLIEFYPIIDAVLEMMQVEADKKNVSIITNFSIPHNQMILADGLRYKQALINLLSNAIKYNIRGGRVDVEAKQTGSTLLVSVKDTGIGIPFGKEGEVFEPFNRLGRENSEIKGVGVGLSVTLRLMIAMNGSIRFESSEGDGTTFFLSIPTC from the coding sequence GTGAATCATAAAAAAATACTGGACGCTCTTCCAGAACACGTCGCTGTGATTCGTCCAGATGGTGAAATCTCTTATGTAAACCAATCCTGGTCTACGTTCTCTTCTGAAAATGGCGGCGTTGAGGCGCGCACCGGAGTTGGCGCCAATTATTACAAGGCTTGTGAGCAAGAGGCAAAAGAAGGTCGTAAAATCATCGCAGGCATTCAGTCCGCCGCCCAATCCTCCAAAATTTTCAGTTACGAATATCCCTGCGACTCTCCAACCGAAATCCGCTGGTTCAATTTGAATGCGAAATTGTTGAACGGCGTAGGAAACGATATCATCGTTTCGCATATTGACATCACTCAAAGAAAACTGCTCGAACAAAATCTTGAGCAGGCCAACCGGTTAAAATCAGAATTTCTGTCGATGATGAGCCATGAACTGCTCACCCCTCTCAATTCGATCCTTGGCTTTTCCCAGTTGCTTGATAGAAACTTTCCACCCGATTCTGCCGATCCCTCTAGAAAAAGTCTTCAGGTCATCCTGAGTTCGGGGCAGTATTTGTTCGAGATGATCAATGATTTACTGGATCTGACCAAAATAGAATCGAACATCATGAGAGTGAAGATCGATCTGATCGAGTTTTATCCAATCATTGACGCTGTGCTGGAGATGATGCAGGTGGAGGCGGATAAAAAGAATGTTTCCATCATTACTAACTTCAGCATCCCGCACAATCAAATGATCCTGGCGGATGGCCTGCGCTACAAGCAGGCGCTGATCAATCTGCTTTCCAACGCAATCAAGTACAATATACGCGGCGGCAGGGTCGATGTGGAAGCGAAACAGACGGGTTCGACCTTGCTGGTGTCGGTAAAAGATACAGGCATTGGCATTCCCTTTGGCAAAGAGGGTGAAGTGTTCGAACCTTTCAACCGCCTGGGCAGAGAGAATTCGGAGATCAAAGGCGTCGGCGTCGGTCTGTCGGTAACCCTTCGCCTGATGATAGCCATGAACGGTTCCATTCGCTTTGAAAGTTCAGAGGGAGATGGAACAACCTTTTTTCTCTCCATCCCAACCTGCTAG
- a CDS encoding YajQ family cyclic di-GMP-binding protein produces the protein MASNSSFDIVSEVDLAEVQNAINQSMMEIRQRFDFKGSCSEINLDQKTQEIVMTSDDEFKMKSVLDILQGKLVKRNVSLKALEYGAVEAASGGTARQTIKLQQGIPQDKGKEIIKFIKGSGLKKVQAQIQDDQVRVTGKNKDDLQEAINLLKDKDFGIHMSFTNYR, from the coding sequence ATGGCATCCAACAGTTCTTTCGACATTGTATCCGAGGTCGATCTGGCCGAAGTTCAAAATGCTATCAATCAGTCGATGATGGAAATTCGTCAGCGTTTCGACTTCAAAGGAAGTTGTAGCGAGATCAATCTCGACCAAAAAACCCAGGAAATCGTCATGACCTCGGATGATGAATTTAAGATGAAATCCGTTCTTGATATTTTGCAGGGGAAACTGGTGAAACGCAACGTCTCTTTGAAGGCGCTGGAATACGGCGCTGTGGAAGCGGCCTCCGGCGGCACAGCGCGCCAGACCATCAAACTGCAACAGGGCATCCCGCAGGACAAGGGAAAAGAGATCATCAAATTCATTAAAGGATCGGGTCTGAAAAAAGTTCAGGCGCAGATTCAGGACGATCAGGTCCGTGTGACGGGGAAAAACAAGGACGATTTGCAGGAAGCCATCAACCTGCTTAAAGACAAGGATTTCGGCATCCACATGTCCTTCACCAATTACAGATGA
- a CDS encoding STAS domain-containing protein, with protein MSLQLEQEETNGVITVSIEGEIDMSASPKVRDFLAPLFKMDRSIIVDLSKVPYIDSSGIATLVEGLQWSHNSSKKFRLSNLSPTVKDVFEIARLLTVFEVFDSKEEALQGA; from the coding sequence ATGAGTCTACAGCTTGAGCAGGAAGAGACCAACGGCGTCATCACCGTCTCCATCGAAGGAGAGATCGACATGAGCGCCTCGCCCAAGGTTCGCGACTTTCTGGCGCCGCTGTTCAAAATGGATCGCTCCATCATCGTTGACTTGTCCAAAGTCCCCTATATTGACAGCTCCGGCATCGCGACGCTGGTCGAAGGATTGCAATGGAGCCACAACAGCAGTAAAAAGTTTCGCCTGTCCAATCTGAGTCCCACCGTAAAAGATGTTTTTGAAATTGCCCGACTGTTGACGGTTTTTGAAGTGTTTGACTCCAAGGAGGAGGCCCTGCAGGGAGCTTGA